Proteins from one Sabethes cyaneus chromosome 2, idSabCyanKW18_F2, whole genome shotgun sequence genomic window:
- the LOC128736206 gene encoding chymotrypsinogen A-like — MKVTKSIIVMLSAVLVAVSCERKAPLECGIPRISAHELITNGQDTAPGDWPWHAAIFRRKGSSTNYVCGGSVISEEYILTAAHCVMNADNGFQLAVNRIFVRLGVHDLHTINPEFIQQHEVGKIFKFANFTRFVNDIALLRLSTYIRFTSYVQPACMNLEPNINGEYGTVVGWGLTENEETSSVLKKADIPVIEPIACLKTDRVLFGQTLNDGVFCAGYTNGTGVCNGDSGGGLFFRRANTWFLGGIVSFSQIRSDGSRNCYMEGYGAFTKVHHFISWISNITGMEFQRNYNCEVHLS, encoded by the coding sequence ATGAAAGTGACAAAGTCTATCATAGTCATGCTCTCTGCAGTGTTAGTTGCAGTCAGCTGTGAACGCAAAGCTCCACTGGAATGTGGCATTCCGAGGATCAGTGCTCATGAACTGATCACCAATGGACAGGACACTGCTCCGGGAGACTGGCCGTGGCATGCAGCCATCTTTCGCCGGAAAGGTAGTTCAACGAATTACGTTTGCGGTGGATCTGTTATCAGCGAAGAATACATCTTGACGGCGGCTCACTGTGTCATGAATGCGGACAACGGTTTCCAACTGGCCGTGAACCGTATATTTGTGCGGTTGGGAGTTCACGATCTGCACACGATAAATCCAGAATTTATACAACAGCATGAAGTTGGAAAAATTTTTAAGTTTGCGAACTTCACTCGATTTGTCAACGACATTGCGTTGCTTAGGCTTAGTACATATATTCGCTTTACCAGTTACGTCCAACCAGCTTGTATGAATTTGGAACCAAATATTAACGGAGAGTATGGAACTGTTGTTGGATGGGGGTTAACCGAGAATGAGGAAACGTCTTCAGTTTTGAAAAAAGCGGATATCCCGGTGATCGAACCAATCGCGTGCTTGAAAACCGATCGCGTACTGTTTGGTCAAACTCTGAACGATGGTGTGTTCTGTGCTGGATATACAAACGGAACCGGTGTCTGCAATGGTGACAGTGGAGGAGGGTTGTTTTTCCGAAGAGCCAATACCTGGTTCTTGGGTGGAATTGTGTCTTTTTCACAGATTCGATCAGACGGATCGAGGAATTGTTACATGGAGGGTTATGGAGCATTCACGAAAGTGCACCATTTTATCTCGTGGATCAGCAACATAACGGGAATGGAATTTCAGCGTAACTATAATTGTGAAGTGCATTTGAGCTGA